CAAGACCGAAGTTGGCAATTTCCCCGGCACCACCATTGAATTCACTCGCTGCAAGGTCGGCTGTGAAGGGCACACCTTCGAATTGGTGGACGTGCCCGGCCTCTATTCGCTTGAAACAAGCGGGGCAAACGACCTCCACGCCCTGGACCAATTGGCGAAAATCGCCCCCGACGTGATTGTCAATGTCGCCGACGCGAGCATCCTTTCCCGCAGCCTGGAACTCACCTTGGAGCTCCTGGAAATCGAATTCCCCCTCGTCCTTTGCCTGAACATGATGGATGAGGCCGCGCATAAGGGAATCAGCATCGATGCCGATCGCCTCGCGGCGGGCCTCGGCATCCCCGTGGTGCCCACCATCGCCAGCCGCGGCCAAGGGATCCCGGAATTGTTCAAGACCGCCCTTCAAACGGCTTGTGACAAGCGCCTCGGCCGGCCGCTGGGCATGAGCCGCGACGTGGAATCCGCCATCGGCGAACTGGCGGCGGGGATCGCGCCGGAGACCGCCGCCCGCGTCGGCCTGCCGCCTCGGTTCATCGCGTTGCAATGGCTGCAACGGGACGAGGTTTTCGGCAAGCGGCTCGGCGACGAAACCGTGAAAAACGGCGCGCTGATCCAACGGTTGGCGGCCGAACTGGAAACGGCGCACGGCCGTCCATCCGACGTGGTCATCGGTTCCGAGCGTCATGCCCTGGCTATGAACTTGTTTGAATCGACCTCGACCGTCCTGGTTCGCACCAAGAAAACCCAAGGCGTGGATTGGGATCGTTATGCCATGCATCCGGTCTGGGGCTTTCTTCTGCTCGCGACCGTGCTCTTTTTCTTCTTTTACGCGGTGTTCGGCTTCGGGCGTCTGCTCGAGCCGCCGCTCCTGGATCTCTTCGCTCGCTTGCAGGGACTGTTGGACAACAAGCTGCCGCCCGCCAGCTTGATCGCCTTTTTAATGAAGGGTCTGATCCAAGGCTTCTCCGGCGGGATCGGAATCGTCCTCCCCTATTTGTTTCCCTTTTTGTTGGCGTTGGCGCTTCTGGAGGATGTCGGCTACCTTCCCCGCGCGGCTTTCCTGATGGACACCCTGATGCATCGAATCGGCCTCCATGGCAAGGCCGTGATTCCTTTCGTCTTGGGATACGGCTGCACGGTGCCGGCGATCATGAGTGTCCGGATCCTGGAAACCCGGCGGGACCGTTTTGTCGCCGCGTTGCTGGTGAACCTGATCCCCTGCGCCGCGCGCTCGACCGTGATCTTCGCGGTGGTGGGATTTTTCGTCGGCGGCGGCTGGGCTCTCGCTTTCTACGCGCTGGATCTCCTGGTGATCGCCCTTGCCGGCCGCTTGTTTTTAAAATTCCTGCCGGGCGAACTGACCGGCCTCATCCTGGAAATACCTTCCTGGAAAAAACCCGCCCTCGCGACCGTTCTTCACAAGGTGTGGTTCCGGCTGCGTGAATTCATCGTTGTCGCCTGGCCGATTCTGATCGTCGGCAGCGTGCTGCTCAGCCTGCTGGAATATTACCGCCTGGACGACGCGGTGAATGGCCTTCTTTCGCCGCTTACCAGCGGCTTGCTCGGCCTGCCCGCCGCCGTGGGCATCACGCTGGTGTTCGGCATTTTGCGAAAAGAACTGACAATCGTCATGCTCATTCAGGCGCTCGGCACGGCGAATCTTGCTTTGGTGATGACCACCGAACAAATGGTCGTCTTCACCGCGTTCATTCTTTTCTATATCCCCTGCCTCGCCACCCTGACGATGGTCCATTCCGCATTTCGCGGCAAGGGAGTTCTCGCAAGCATTGCCTTCACCACCGGCGTCGCCACCTTGGTCGCGCTTCTCTTCCGCTTGGGTTTCACCCTTTT
This Myxococcales bacterium DNA region includes the following protein-coding sequences:
- the feoB gene encoding ferrous iron transport protein B, which translates into the protein MRIALVGQPNCGKSTLFNAIAGYKTEVGNFPGTTIEFTRCKVGCEGHTFELVDVPGLYSLETSGANDLHALDQLAKIAPDVIVNVADASILSRSLELTLELLEIEFPLVLCLNMMDEAAHKGISIDADRLAAGLGIPVVPTIASRGQGIPELFKTALQTACDKRLGRPLGMSRDVESAIGELAAGIAPETAARVGLPPRFIALQWLQRDEVFGKRLGDETVKNGALIQRLAAELETAHGRPSDVVIGSERHALAMNLFESTSTVLVRTKKTQGVDWDRYAMHPVWGFLLLATVLFFFFYAVFGFGRLLEPPLLDLFARLQGLLDNKLPPASLIAFLMKGLIQGFSGGIGIVLPYLFPFLLALALLEDVGYLPRAAFLMDTLMHRIGLHGKAVIPFVLGYGCTVPAIMSVRILETRRDRFVAALLVNLIPCAARSTVIFAVVGFFVGGGWALAFYALDLLVIALAGRLFLKFLPGELTGLILEIPSWKKPALATVLHKVWFRLREFIVVAWPILIVGSVLLSLLEYYRLDDAVNGLLSPLTSGLLGLPAAVGITLVFGILRKELTIVMLIQALGTANLALVMTTEQMVVFTAFILFYIPCLATLTMVHSAFRGKGVLASIAFTTGVATLVALLFRLGFTLFG